Proteins from a genomic interval of Cottoperca gobio chromosome 8, fCotGob3.1, whole genome shotgun sequence:
- the csf2rb gene encoding cytokine receptor common subunit beta — MMPLFWVALWSTLPPLALFCGPDCCTVHESSSLQNVSPLLKSLQCHNDHESHVHCRWREHGNTTLQLWFKTQHSRKQCVPYGAEDASEHGTVQCRYETRAFSIGIKHTVFFLKNDTLCSSAPHTPLDLSQHLRARSPVNLSTHDGGDGGRRLSWSSPYPSSSSLNKNLTYELSYRTDGQDNWTSEGVTSTSVKLEKRLLLPGHKYEARVRARASVGQWSDWSSLVTWHTEEDTGQFPSLHCVLDGETEVTCSWEVSREVDHFITYQLAFRHNQTSPSEIRCVNITVSSDLSRAVQRYSCSLTVADPAHLLIELRPARKAKSFKVDQHIRPKPPQQVNVRQKNSNWMVEWTDPSTASKLRLHYQVCYYRVQDEAQSVLLNLSEGSMSLNILGASLAPSQRYQVKVRSLVYPPHKGIPSEWTHPVDWTSLEATWSLTTPVYIIISVFVTAVSLTLYYTVPACQRRAVLWVDSVPSPAKSKMLCEIKSATGWTFMQSESTTICKVLSLGSEWICSSDALLWPTKDTEKQRLQDEGIWKCDNMLPPAENVTSPETSSMSFSGPYIFCQSSESSHTSADVMCEEEEREHETLSDDSASPSPLNFALYGKGYVCLPSLNVSRSTQDLVSHSDTNTHRPDGTEQDQQCPDKTDVQRGLSEPTSSHQPPASGAFTSWPQGGITQASGYYHLPAAK; from the exons ATGATGCCTCTTTTCTGGGTAGCGCTTTGGTCAACGCTCCCTCCTCTGGCTCTCTTCTGTGGTCCAGACTGTTGTACCGTCCACGAGAGCAGCAGCTTACAGAATG TGTCTCCGCTGCTGAAATCCTTACAGTGCCACAACGACCACGAGTCCCATGTCCACTGCAGGTGGAGGGAACACGGAAACACAACGCTGCAGCTCTGGTTCAAGACACAACACAGCAG GAAGCAGTGTGTGCCATATGGTGCTGAAGATGCGAGTGAGCACGGGACTGTCCAGTGTCGATATGAAACCCGTGCATTTTCCATTGGCATCAAACACACTGTCTTCTTCCTCAAGAACGACACACTGTGCTCATCtgccccacacacacctctggaTCTTTCTCAGCACT TGAGAGCCCGCTCCCCAGTGAATCTGTCCACAcatgatggaggtgatggaggcaGACGGCTCAGTTGGTCCAGCCCGTacccgtcctcctcctccctgaaCAAAAACCTCACATATGAGCTCAGCTACAGGACAGACGGACAGGACAACTGGACG TCTGAGGGCGTCACAAGCACAAGTGTGAAACTAGAGAAGCGGTTGTTGCTTCCGGGTCACAAGTATGAAGCCAGGGTGCGGGCCCGGGCCAGCGTGGGACAGTGGAGCGACTGGAGTTCTTTGGTGACCTGGCACACTGAAGAAG ACACTGGGCAGTTCCCCAGTTTGCATTGTGTGCTGGATGGAGAGACGGAGGTGACGTGTAGCTGGGAGGTGAGCAGAGAAGTGGATCACTTCATCACCTACCAGCTGGCATTTCGACACAACCAGACCTCGCC GTCTGAGATACGCTGTGTGAACATAACAGTCAGCTCTGACCTCAGTAGGGCGGTGCAGAGGTACAGCTGCTCCCTGACTGTCGCAGACCCTGCACATCTGCTCATAGAGCTCCGACCAGCACGCAAAGCCAAGAGTTTTAAGGTCGACCAGCACA TTCGTCCCAAACCACCGCAGCAGGTAAATGTGAGGCAGAAAAACAGCAACTGGATGGTGGAATGGACTGATCCAAGCACAGCTTCAAAGCTCAGACTGCATTATCAGGTCTGCTATTACAGAGTACAGGATGAG GCACAATCTGTCCTGCTAAACCTCTCAGAGGGGTCCATGTCCCTGAACATTCTGGGAGCTTCTCTGGCCCCATCCCAGCGCTACCAGGTAAAGGTCAGATCGCTGGTCTACCCTCCCCACAAGGGAATCCCCTCGGAATGGACCCATCCTGTGGACTGGACCTCGCTTGAGG CCACCTGGTCGCTAACAACCCCCGTCTACAtcatcatcagtgtgtttgtgaccGCAGTCTCCCTCACTCTCTACTACACCGTTCCAGCTTGTCAGAG GAGGGCGGTTCTGTGGGTGGACTCAGTTCCTTCTCCAGCCAAAAGCAAAATGCTGTGTGAGATCAAG TCTGCCACCGGCTGGACCTTCATGCAGAGTGAGAGCACGACCATCTGCAAAGTGCTGTCTTTGGGCAGTGAATGGATATG CTCCTCAGATGCTTTGCTGTGGCCAACTAAGGACACTGAAAAACAGCGTCTGCAGGACGAGGGCATTTGGAAGTGTGATAACATGCTCCCCCCTGCTGAGAATGTTACCAGCCCTGAAACATCCTCCATGAGCTTCAGCGGGCCGTACATCTTCTGTCAG TCATCAGAGTCAAGCCACACATCAGCAGATGTCATgtgtgaagaggaagagagggaacaTGAAACCCTGTCAGATGACTCTGCATCTCCTTCCCCGCTGAACTTTGCCCTTTACGGGAAAGGTTATGTGTGTCTGCCCAGCCTCAACGTCTCCAGGTCCACACAGGATCTTGTATCTCACagcgacacaaacacacacaggcccgACGGCACCGAGCAGGACCAGCAGTGTCCAGATAAGACGGACGTCCAGCGAGGCCTCAGCGAGCCCACCAGCAGCCACCAACCTCCCGCCTCAGGAGCTTTTACTTCCTGGCCTCAAGGAGGCATCACGCAGGCCTCGGGGTACTACCACCTCCCCGCAGCAAAGTGA
- the pdgfbb gene encoding uncharacterized protein pdgfbb isoform X2, with protein sequence MSSWVQLLLALLATCLRCGVAEGEPLPAALVELVRNSPISSIEDLQLLLLTDSVDEEDGTSAANGGHRLPRSLDAQPAQQALCKVRTEVVEVTRAMLDRSNANFLLWPPCVEVQRCSGCCNTKSLQCAPVVTHTRYLQVMKIEYINTRPTYAKAVVSVVDHVECRCHPAPRLPVHRKKSSRRQHNHQHRNQTLSQGHGQVKVHSKDALHQWDELKQNQRAHLEDLLEQHWSPRGDTFTQPGEGYSLDGEDSSRSGEAILFTPHWTHNSTRLLGTKEQTESPENVERKNGGISDVSSVDNVGVENPEAKFSPTEAPSERVGSRFRPTKEPNPEPREQTRLRDNETPEEVRILQSEEEKLEQERKELLLLHKRLDQEKEILRQQQVKREEEERQKEKGTDVQHHLHGKHHHHLQTTTQKPATTSTTTTRQPSAPAGPRPPARPKKRMRKNRKRISKAAMRAMLM encoded by the exons ggggAGCCTCTGCCTGCAGCTCTGGTGGAGCTGGTTAGAAACAGCCCCATCTCCTCCATAGAGGaccttcagctgctgctgctcactgaCTCCGTAG ATGAGGAGGACGGGACGTCTGCAGCTAATGGAGGTCACAGACTACCAAGGAGCCTCG ACGCCCAGCCAGCTCAGCAGGCTCTGTGTAAAGTTCGTACAGAGGTGGTTGAGGTCACCAGGGCGATGTTAGACCGCAGCAACGCTAACTTCCTGTTATGGCCGCCGTGCGTCGAGGTGCAGcgctgctccggctgctgcAACACCAAGAGCCTGCAGTGCGCCCCTGTCGTCACGCACACCAGATacctgcag GTCATGAAGATCGAGTACATCAACACAAGACCCACTTACGCTAAAGCCGTGGTGTCAGTGGTTGATCATGTGGAGTGTCGATGTCATCCCGCGCCACGACTCCCTGTCCACAGGAAAAAATCATCTCGCAGACAACATAACCACCAGCATCGAAACCAGACACTCAGCCAAGGACACGGACAG GTCAAGGTGCACTCCAAGGATGCACTCCATCAGTGGGATGAGCTGAAGCAGAACCAACGGGCCCACCTGGAGGACCTCCTGGAGCAGCACTGGAGCCCCCGAGGAGACACCTTCACTCAGCCTGGAGAAGGGTACAGCCTGGATGGGGAGGACTCGTCTCGCTCTGGAGAGGCTATTCTTTTTACTCCACACTGGACACATAACTCCACCAGGCTCCTTGGGACTAAAGAGCAAACAGAGAGTCCAGAGAATGTGGAGAGGAAGAATGGAGGGATCTCGGATGTTTCCTCAGTGGATAATGTTGGCGTTGAG AATCCTGAAGCCAAATTCAGTCCAACTGAGGCGCCCAGTGAGAGAGTTGGAAGCAGGTTCCGACCGACCAAAGAGCCAAATCCAGAGCCTCGAGAACAGACGAGACTGAGAGACAATGAGACTCCTGAGGAGGTGAGGATATTACAGAGTGAGGAGGAAAAACTGgagcaggagagaaaggagcTTCTACTTCTCCACAAGAGGCTGGACCAAGAGAAGGAGATACTGAGACAGCAGCAGGTGAAacgtgaagaggaggaaaggcagaaagaaaagggaacGGATGTGCAACATCACCTGCATGgtaaacatcatcatcatctgcaaACAACGACACAGAAACCAG CGACAACATCTACGACTACCACACGGCAGCCATCAGCTCCAGCAGGCCCCAGACCTCCAGCCCGTCCGAAGAAAAGGATGAGGAAGAATCGCAAACGAATCAGCAAAGCAGCTATGAGAGCAATGCTAATGTAG
- the pdgfbb gene encoding uncharacterized protein pdgfbb isoform X1 — protein MSSWVQLLLALLATCLRCGVAEGEPLPAALVELVRNSPISSIEDLQLLLLTDSVDEEDGTSAANGGHRLPRSLDAQPAQQALCKVRTEVVEVTRAMLDRSNANFLLWPPCVEVQRCSGCCNTKSLQCAPVVTHTRYLQVMKIEYINTRPTYAKAVVSVVDHVECRCHPAPRLPVHRKKSSRRQHNHQHRNQTLSQGHGQVKVHSKDALHQWDELKQNQRAHLEDLLEQHWSPRGDTFTQPGEGYSLDGEDSSRSGEAILFTPHWTHNSTRLLGTKEQTESPENVERKNGGISDVSSVDNVGVEVKNKLVEGGEGLLLNSTEGKVNEGNGSSDKGTQTHSPLWQDDKSKLAKSHMSGSSHPVAQNPEAKFSPTEAPSERVGSRFRPTKEPNPEPREQTRLRDNETPEEVRILQSEEEKLEQERKELLLLHKRLDQEKEILRQQQVKREEEERQKEKGTDVQHHLHGKHHHHLQTTTQKPATTSTTTTRQPSAPAGPRPPARPKKRMRKNRKRISKAAMRAMLM, from the exons ggggAGCCTCTGCCTGCAGCTCTGGTGGAGCTGGTTAGAAACAGCCCCATCTCCTCCATAGAGGaccttcagctgctgctgctcactgaCTCCGTAG ATGAGGAGGACGGGACGTCTGCAGCTAATGGAGGTCACAGACTACCAAGGAGCCTCG ACGCCCAGCCAGCTCAGCAGGCTCTGTGTAAAGTTCGTACAGAGGTGGTTGAGGTCACCAGGGCGATGTTAGACCGCAGCAACGCTAACTTCCTGTTATGGCCGCCGTGCGTCGAGGTGCAGcgctgctccggctgctgcAACACCAAGAGCCTGCAGTGCGCCCCTGTCGTCACGCACACCAGATacctgcag GTCATGAAGATCGAGTACATCAACACAAGACCCACTTACGCTAAAGCCGTGGTGTCAGTGGTTGATCATGTGGAGTGTCGATGTCATCCCGCGCCACGACTCCCTGTCCACAGGAAAAAATCATCTCGCAGACAACATAACCACCAGCATCGAAACCAGACACTCAGCCAAGGACACGGACAG GTCAAGGTGCACTCCAAGGATGCACTCCATCAGTGGGATGAGCTGAAGCAGAACCAACGGGCCCACCTGGAGGACCTCCTGGAGCAGCACTGGAGCCCCCGAGGAGACACCTTCACTCAGCCTGGAGAAGGGTACAGCCTGGATGGGGAGGACTCGTCTCGCTCTGGAGAGGCTATTCTTTTTACTCCACACTGGACACATAACTCCACCAGGCTCCTTGGGACTAAAGAGCAAACAGAGAGTCCAGAGAATGTGGAGAGGAAGAATGGAGGGATCTCGGATGTTTCCTCAGTGGATAATGTTGGCGTTGAGGTAAAGAACAAGTTGGTAGAAGGTGGGGAGGGGTTGCTGCTCAACAGTACTGAAGGGAAAGTGAATGAGGGAAACGGGAGCAGTGACAAAGGCACGCAAACACACAGTCCATTATGGCAAGACGACAAATCCAAACTGGCAAAGAGTCACATGAGTGGTTCCTCTCACCCTGTTGCTCAGAATCCTGAAGCCAAATTCAGTCCAACTGAGGCGCCCAGTGAGAGAGTTGGAAGCAGGTTCCGACCGACCAAAGAGCCAAATCCAGAGCCTCGAGAACAGACGAGACTGAGAGACAATGAGACTCCTGAGGAGGTGAGGATATTACAGAGTGAGGAGGAAAAACTGgagcaggagagaaaggagcTTCTACTTCTCCACAAGAGGCTGGACCAAGAGAAGGAGATACTGAGACAGCAGCAGGTGAAacgtgaagaggaggaaaggcagaaagaaaagggaacGGATGTGCAACATCACCTGCATGgtaaacatcatcatcatctgcaaACAACGACACAGAAACCAG CGACAACATCTACGACTACCACACGGCAGCCATCAGCTCCAGCAGGCCCCAGACCTCCAGCCCGTCCGAAGAAAAGGATGAGGAAGAATCGCAAACGAATCAGCAAAGCAGCTATGAGAGCAATGCTAATGTAG
- the pdgfbb gene encoding hepatoma-derived growth factor-related protein 2 isoform X3, whose translation MLDRSNANFLLWPPCVEVQRCSGCCNTKSLQCAPVVTHTRYLQVMKIEYINTRPTYAKAVVSVVDHVECRCHPAPRLPVHRKKSSRRQHNHQHRNQTLSQGHGQVKVHSKDALHQWDELKQNQRAHLEDLLEQHWSPRGDTFTQPGEGYSLDGEDSSRSGEAILFTPHWTHNSTRLLGTKEQTESPENVERKNGGISDVSSVDNVGVEVKNKLVEGGEGLLLNSTEGKVNEGNGSSDKGTQTHSPLWQDDKSKLAKSHMSGSSHPVAQNPEAKFSPTEAPSERVGSRFRPTKEPNPEPREQTRLRDNETPEEVRILQSEEEKLEQERKELLLLHKRLDQEKEILRQQQVKREEEERQKEKGTDVQHHLHGKHHHHLQTTTQKPATTSTTTTRQPSAPAGPRPPARPKKRMRKNRKRISKAAMRAMLM comes from the exons ATGTTAGACCGCAGCAACGCTAACTTCCTGTTATGGCCGCCGTGCGTCGAGGTGCAGcgctgctccggctgctgcAACACCAAGAGCCTGCAGTGCGCCCCTGTCGTCACGCACACCAGATacctgcag GTCATGAAGATCGAGTACATCAACACAAGACCCACTTACGCTAAAGCCGTGGTGTCAGTGGTTGATCATGTGGAGTGTCGATGTCATCCCGCGCCACGACTCCCTGTCCACAGGAAAAAATCATCTCGCAGACAACATAACCACCAGCATCGAAACCAGACACTCAGCCAAGGACACGGACAG GTCAAGGTGCACTCCAAGGATGCACTCCATCAGTGGGATGAGCTGAAGCAGAACCAACGGGCCCACCTGGAGGACCTCCTGGAGCAGCACTGGAGCCCCCGAGGAGACACCTTCACTCAGCCTGGAGAAGGGTACAGCCTGGATGGGGAGGACTCGTCTCGCTCTGGAGAGGCTATTCTTTTTACTCCACACTGGACACATAACTCCACCAGGCTCCTTGGGACTAAAGAGCAAACAGAGAGTCCAGAGAATGTGGAGAGGAAGAATGGAGGGATCTCGGATGTTTCCTCAGTGGATAATGTTGGCGTTGAGGTAAAGAACAAGTTGGTAGAAGGTGGGGAGGGGTTGCTGCTCAACAGTACTGAAGGGAAAGTGAATGAGGGAAACGGGAGCAGTGACAAAGGCACGCAAACACACAGTCCATTATGGCAAGACGACAAATCCAAACTGGCAAAGAGTCACATGAGTGGTTCCTCTCACCCTGTTGCTCAGAATCCTGAAGCCAAATTCAGTCCAACTGAGGCGCCCAGTGAGAGAGTTGGAAGCAGGTTCCGACCGACCAAAGAGCCAAATCCAGAGCCTCGAGAACAGACGAGACTGAGAGACAATGAGACTCCTGAGGAGGTGAGGATATTACAGAGTGAGGAGGAAAAACTGgagcaggagagaaaggagcTTCTACTTCTCCACAAGAGGCTGGACCAAGAGAAGGAGATACTGAGACAGCAGCAGGTGAAacgtgaagaggaggaaaggcagaaagaaaagggaacGGATGTGCAACATCACCTGCATGgtaaacatcatcatcatctgcaaACAACGACACAGAAACCAG CGACAACATCTACGACTACCACACGGCAGCCATCAGCTCCAGCAGGCCCCAGACCTCCAGCCCGTCCGAAGAAAAGGATGAGGAAGAATCGCAAACGAATCAGCAAAGCAGCTATGAGAGCAATGCTAATGTAG